In Lathyrus oleraceus cultivar Zhongwan6 chromosome 2, CAAS_Psat_ZW6_1.0, whole genome shotgun sequence, the DNA window AATGGGACATTCATGATATCAAGTTTTTGAACATATTTTACATTTAGTCAAATATAATTTTGATAGAACAAAATATTGTAATGTATGCCAATAGGAAAAATGATGTAGAAACTTTTTCCCTTTAAGTATTAATAAAGATGAAGCACCTTTTGAATTTATTCATTGTGACTTATGGGGGAAATGTCATACTACCACAATAATGGATCACATTTCTTTCTAACCATTGTAGATGACTATACTCGTGGCACATGGGTATATTTAATGAAACATAAGACAAAAGCATTACAATATTTGATTAGTTTTAGCAATCTAATCAAAAGGCGGTTTGATATGCATATCAAGAGGATTAAGAGTGACAATGGGACATAGTTTACTAACTCTGACTTCAAGTGCTTCACTAAAAAAGAAGGGATCATGCATGAAACTTCTTGTGTTGCCACACCTCAACAGAATGGACGCATGAAACACAAGCATAGACACATTTTGAACATAACATAAGCCTTGTGTTTTCAAGCAAATCTCTCATTGCATTTTTGGGGAGATTGTGTATTGACAATAACATATCTAATCAATAGAGCCCCTACAGTGGAAAATAAGGGAGTCACTCCATACGAGTTACTTTTTAAGAGAGCGCCAAACTATGAGCACTTAAGAACTTTTAGCTGCTTGTGCTACAAGAAAAATGACTAAAAGGGAATCGGTAAATTTGATCCCAGAGCTGAAAGATGTATTTTTATTGGTTATTCAAAAGGACAAAAAGGATGTAAAGTTTATAATCCAAAGACTCGTGAATGCTGCATATCGAGAGATATAATGTTTTATGAGCATGTCTTTCCTTACCATATGCAAGACAATAATGGGTCTACTAATTTTAGAAATAAATTATCAAGTGATAATAACCTCAATGATGAACCTTCACTCTATAATGATGCATAATTGGAAGTACCAAGCCCTGAGGAAATTCCTCATAATGACTAAATATCAGGTCCCATAGAAAGTTTACCCATTAAGGAGTATGAATACACAAGTCAGACTGAGAGTGAGCCTATAGAGCAAGAACATGTATTAATAGTTAACATGAATGTGGAAGTCACCATTAATTCTAAAAAAGAATCATCAAGTGAAAGTGAAGGAGAAGTCTCAAATGAGGGGGGGCCTCAAAATATGCCAAACATAAGAAGACCTTCAAGTTATCTAAAAGACTATGATTGTGAGAAATTAAACATAAACCCCAAGTTCACGACATTAATTCAGAATCCTCTTTAAGTACCACATATCCCATttcaaaaattttaaaatatgaTAAGTTTTCACAAAAATATAGAGCTTATCTTGCAACCATTACTAATGACGAAGAACCTCAATCATACACCCAAGAAGTCAAGCACGCAGTTTGGAGGGAGGCCATGGCTAAAGAAATCAAGGCTCTGGAAGACAATGAGACATGGGAACTAACTCATTTATCGCAAGTAAGAAAATTTATAAGATGTATATGGGTGTACAAAATCAAACATAAATCTACAGGTAAGATTGAAAAGTACAAGGCCAGATTAGTTGCTAAAGGTTACACATAAATAAAAGGCGAGGACTTTAATGAAACTTTTGCACTAGTGGCCAAAATGACCACAATCAGACGCTTGTTAACAATTGCAGTGGAGGAAGGATGGAAATTACATCAAATGGATATTAGTAATGCCTTTTTACACGGAGAAGTGACAGAAGATGTATATATGAGTCCTCCACAAGGATATAAAGTTCCAAGCAAAGATTTGGTATGCAGGTTAAAGAAGTCATCCTATGGCTTGAAACAAGCATCTAGAAATTGGTATAGCAAGTTATCTCAATCTTTGATAAAATATGGTTTCCAAGATAACCAGTTTGATCATAGTCTATTTACTTATTCACATGGATCAATTTTTCTTGTTGTTTTGATCTATGTTGATGACTTGATCATTGCTAGTAATGATCTTGAGGCCTGTGATCAGTTCAAGCAATATCTCAGTCAATATTTTCACATGAAGGATCTTGGTTCGCTTAAATACTTCCTAGGTCAGGAACTAGCACGAGGGTCAGAAGGGATACTTTTTTGTTAAAGAAAATACATCTTAGAAATTCTACAAGAATGTGTAATGCTTAGTTGTAAGCCTTCTTTGTTTCCAACGGAACAAAATCACAAACTTGTTTTTGCTAAGGGACCTCCCCTCTTAGAACTGTTAAGTTATAGTAGATTAATTGGACACCTAATTTACTTAACTATCACAACGCCTGAATTAACCTACTTAGTTCATATTCTAAGTCAATTTATGAAAACTCCACTCCAAGACCATTGGGATGCTGATATGCGAATCTTACGATATCTCAAATCTTCTCTAGGTCAAGGTATCATTCTTCCACAATGATCAATAACTAGTTGACTACTATGACTCAGATTGGGCATCGTGTCCCATTACCAGAAAGTCCATCTCATGTTATCTAATGAAACTTGACAATGCTCTAATATCATGAAAAACAAAGTAACAAGTCACAGTCTCTCAATCCTCAAGTGAGGCTGAATATCGTGCAATGACACATGCCACAGATGAAATACTATGGCTACGTAATTTGTTAGAGACTCTTCAAGTTCCATTCATCACACTCACACTTTTGCATTGTGACAATCAAGTAGTTCTTCATTTAGCTGCAAACTCGGTCTTCCATGAAATAACAAAGAACATTGAATTTGACTGTCATTTTATCAAAGAACACATATAGTCAGGTGTCATAAGCACAACTTACCTGCCCACCAAACAGTAAAATGTTGACATTTTTACTAAGTCCTAAGGCGTTAAAGTTTTTCAAGACCTCATGTTCAAGCTGAGTGTTCATAATCCTCACCATTCAACTTGAGGAGAATTATTAGAGATAAATTTAATAGTTTGTTAGAGTTTGTTAATGTTGATCCTATTTTCAAGAATTGTTATTAGTTTGTTAGGGTTTGTTAGAGTTAGTCTTATTTTCAAACTCGAAAGATAAATCATTAACCTATATATAAAGACATGTCATGTATCATCGAGAACCGTAAAAATACAACATACTTTCAAGTTAAATATCTAGTAATATCTTCTTACTAAAAAATTTAACAACATGGAGGAGTAGCTATAAAAAAAAGGACATGATTTTTAAGAACATAGAGAATGAGAACATAAGTTATATCCTATTCATTTCATATTTTAAATGGGTTCCCAATTACTAGAACCGATAGCAACTGCCATAAGAGTTTTGAACATGTCATTATTGTATTTTTGGCTCACATGTGATTTGTCCAATATTATAAGGAACGGTACTTCTCATACCCAACACTTAGTTTCTACACCTCCAATATATTTTCGAAAATAGTTAAATACCAAGTTTCACTTTTAAGTACTTTTATTTTTCATAATAGGAAATAAGCACACGGGATTTGTAAAATATAAAATAGATTATGTGAGACTGAAATTTAAATTTTACAAAACCTTATTCTATTATGTGTTTTATAGAATATAccatatttaaaaaaatatattattcagtaaatcttaaattttaaattttgcaaaatatataattttttttaaataatcagttttttcaaaaaaaattcaaaaataaccaataattaaaaaaaaacaaaataatcaaTTTTACAAGAGGATGCGTCAGATAAATTGGCGCATCCCATAACCatgaagaggaggcgccaatgctattgACGCATGCATTGACCCTCgtgaggaggcgccaatgctcCTGACGCCTTAGTGTAATTTATAGTGTGGGCGTCAATCCCTATGACGCCTGCATGTGATGCTCCACACTACAAATTGCACTAAGGCATCAGGAGCATTGTcgcctcctcatgagggtcaatgcatacgccaatagcattgacgcctcctcatgaggagcctaatgcatgcgtcaatgctaTTGGCGTCTCCTCTTCATATAGGGGGATGCGTCAATTCATCGGACACATCCTCTTGAAAAACAggtttttttttaattattaattatttttgattttttttgaaaaaactgattattttaaaaaaacaaatatataGTTGTTAAAGGTATCTGTATCCCTCATAATAACTGATTTCCTCCATATTTTGTACtcatattttattattattattcaaaaATTGATTTCTTTTCAATTAATTGAATGTTATCTTTATTTTAAGGAAACTCCACTATTAACTTTAAATAGTATTGTACATATTATTTAATGAATAAATATGTGAGGAAAAAACTAGTTTGTGAAATTTACACAGTGCACTTTGTTAAGTAGTGAGCTTCTGGAAACCACAAAACACAATAATGCCAAATTTGAGATAGGAAATATCTTCGAAATTTCTCAGTATATTGTGATTAATCTACTTGTACTTTCCACAACCTCACCAATACAATAGAATTATCATTTTTCAAAGTGCACCATCTTCAAGGAAATTTCCTAGATGGTAACCAAATTTCAATCTTTATATAAGAACCATCTTTGTTAATGAAGATTCACTGCAAAGTAATAAAAAAACTATAATAAGCTGAACATTGCAAGTGCATGCTTCATTAAGAGAAACAAGAGTTGAAAATGGAGATTGAAGAAGTTTGTGAAACACAAGCACTTCCATTGCTCTCATTGAATCATGTCTCTCTTATGTGTAGATCAGTGTGGGAGTCTATGAAGTTTTATGAAGATGTTTTGGGCTTTGTTCCCATCAAAAGACCATCTTCTTTCAAATTTACTGGAGCATGGTTTGCTATTTGTTACCATCACTTTATATATTAATTTTCTTGATACATAAAATATTAGTGTAGTTACATATgcttttgattttattttttttaggttttatAATTACGGTATTGGAATACACTTGATTCAGAATCCAGACGTTGATGAATTTGATACATATGTCAATGAGTCAAGGCCAATTAATCCTAAGGATAACCATATCTCCTTCCAGGTAAAAATGAGATTAGGTTTATTAAACACGTAATTATGAGTTTGATCACTTATTAGTCCGTTTGAATAAATATTTGTTAGGTCTTTTAAGCACATAGTTACGAGTTTGATCATTTATTTGTGTATGAAAAAATATTTGTTATGAGACGTAGGTAAAAACAAGATTATGTTTTTTATAGTCACGAGTTCGTTCACTTATCAACTGATCAGTGTGTATAGAAAAATATATGTTAGCGATATAGGTAAAAATAAGATTAGGTCTTTTAAACATGTAGTAATGCGTTTCATCACTGATCCTTGTGTAAGAAAAATATTTGTTAATAGAGGTAGGTAAAAATAAGATTAGGTCTTTTAAACATTCAATAATGAGTTCGATGAACAATGAGTGTGTATGAAAAAATATCTGTTAGGAGAAGTCAATGTCTCTTAAATATGATCACATGGATTATGATTGAAGATTGGTATGTTAACCAATGTTTTTTTGCAATATGGTTTTGTGCAGTGTACGGATGTTGAACTTGTTAAGAAGAGATTAGAAGAAAAGGGGATGAGATATGTTACAGCATTGGTAGAGGATGAAGGAATCAAGGTGGATCAAGTGTTCTTCCATGACCCTGATGGATACATGATTGAGCTTTGCAACTGTGAGAACATTCCAATCATTCCCATTTCttcttgctctgcctctttcaAGCCTAGAAGCCATAGCTTTAAGAGGAGTCCTTCTAAGTGTGGATTCATAGAGAATGTTATGATGGAAAACTTGAGCTTGGACATGATGAACTTTGCCTTTTAAAAGTGAAGAACATTAATTCCACTTCATTTTTTGTAAGATAAGAAAAGTTtgttcatcaaaacaaaacaaaaaacatGATAGGTTTTGGTGGATAATTACGAGTGTAAAATAGTTAGTCTTGGTTTAATTTTGAGGGAAGAGTGGTTCAAAGAAAAGTTGTATTGTATTTATATCATGTTTGtgtttaaaaataatattaagAAGTTGTGAGGTTGTTCTATTTTGTATCCCATGTTCACATGTGGATTTgtcttttattttcttttgattCTGTTATGTACGATGCAATGAGATATGAAGTTTGCTGCCGACCAAAATTGTGTTGCTTTTGCTTCCATAATGAGAAAAGTAAAGGGTACAAGGTCCCCAATTACATGGCTCAAATTCAATGTAAAAAGTAAGATTTGAGGCATATATTCATGAAAGATAAATAATAATCAAGAGGAGATAAGTCAAAAGAATAACTAGTTTTTTTTAAATTTGTAAAAAAAATTTTTAGAAATATTTGTTTTATAATTTCACCACACCACATACCACATGAAGCATAAATAatcttttattaataataatctattattcctctctctctctctcttttatatatatatatatatatatatatatatatatatatatatatatatatatatatatatatatatatatatgaactccttttcatattgctctctctctctctctctctctctctctctctctctggCTTCACATTGTAATATATCATAAAACCTCaaaagagagagagagacagagagaaAGCATAATTTAATACTCTTAGTCTAGAGAAAAAGGAAGTGTGGTGGCGGAGGTCTGGCAGGACGCCATCGACCGCAATGTTTGTTGTTATCGAGCTGGATCAGTTTGGTTCCCAAATTCATTTAGTAATAGATTTGGATCTTTAGAATTTTGATAGTTATAAATATGATTTTCTCTCACTTGTTGTTAGTACGAGTTGCATTAAGTGTAGAAGTCATAGTGATAAACAAGGTAAAAATTCCTAGAATTGTATTCTTGAGGTTTGCCAACTTTTGGAATTATCAAAGAGATTTGAGAAACACTTTAAACACCTCGTGTTTGTGTAATTCATATATTGAGAGTTTGGGAGATTGAGAAACACTTGAGTAGAAAGTATGAGTTTGTTCTTGAGAACTTTGAAGGTTATTTCTTTGTAAATCATCTTCTAATCTTTTGTAACAATTTTGAAGAATAATGAATTAGGGAGCTATTCTCTCCCCCATAGTAAATCAATTTGATAGAATAGGGTAAACAAATTATGTGTTCATAccttttatatttttattgaAATGAAGTCATTTGGTTGGTTGTCATGTTTCTTTGTCTCACACATCAAAGATTTTGGTGTGATTGAACCTTtcattttcacacaaaaaatGGTGCATACCATGGAGGAAAGGAGTTAATTTTATAAGTGAGCACCATGGATTCCAAATGGGACATCGAAACATTTTTCGAAGACAACAATTTTAGATTGTGGAAGATGAAGATGCAAACAATCTTAATTTAAAAAAGGTGTGTATGtttgtgtatgtgtgtgtgcgcATTTAAGGGTGAGACATTGATGCATGCAAGCCTAACACAAGCAGAGAAGACCAAGATAATGGATAAAGTCTGAAGTGTCATTATCTTGGGCCTCAGAGATAAAGTTCTAAGGGAAGTCGCATGGGAGAATACCACAACTAAGATGTGGGTCAAAGCAACATCTTAGGTACTTGGTGTCTCCAATCGCTAAACAAATGTTTTATAGTTCATAAAATTATACTAATGGTTGAGATTATTCCCATCGCAATAAACAATCATTACAATCTCATAATCCTACCAATCAAATAGACAAATTACCACTGAATATCATTACCTTATAAATCAAATCTCTCAATTCCATATATTCCATAAAGGGAGAAAGAATTAAACATAAGTAGAACTATAAAATTAAATTAAGAGAGTTATGACACAAGCATCCATACAGAATTATATAGAATCACATGTTTAGGGTAGAATTGTCTAGTGAGAACCTAATCTAAGGGACTAGTCACTCATTTTTAAAGGATACATGGTTCTTACAATTGGAAAACAAAAATTAAGACTTAAAATTATGATGAATGAACTCATGGTGATAACATTTGTTTCCACCTTCCTCTAACTTACAAAAACACCTTAAACAATATAAAATTTGACTCCTAAACACTAAACATCTCTCTATTTATCGATAATATTCAAAATTCACGCAACCGTGTTGCGCCTAACCCTTATCCCACCACTATTTAGTGATTTTCTTAACTTGGACTTTGGCAACAAATTTGGATTGCATCGCTCATCTTGTGATCGCATCACTATCAGATATTTCTTTTGATTCTCGCTTCAAGCAGAGAGTTGAAATTGCACCACTGGGTCTAGTTAGCATCGATTTTGTCTTTTAGGGTTTGATAGCACCTCTATGTAGGTTTTACGCGTCTTTTTCTCATAATTTTTGTGAACTTCTCTATTTTTCATTTGTTGTTCGTCTTCCCTTCCTTTCCTTGACTCTTCATCATTTTTATATTGAAATTCTAGAAAATTTATCTAGTTAGGACAATTGCATCATAGTTTGGTAATTTCCATGAATCTTTGGATTCTTTATTGAAACCTACAAAACATGAACATATTAATATGATTTGGATCTTCTCCAACTGTTCCTCTACTGCCTTTTGTTCAACAGTAATTCAAGTCTTTAGATTATATTCCATGTCTACCTATtttttacatttttattttttttattacttaTCTGCCATAGGATTTGGAGCAGAATCAAAGTTGAATGGAAAAAACATGAGAGGATCCTTTCTCTTATTAATAATAAACATTCGTAAAAATATAAACTTTAAGTATTTAAAACACGATATGATAGACGGTCACTAGTGGATCAATCAAGTATAAATAGTATTCATAACATATATACATATGTGAAAAATTGAGATCTTATATCCATTACCTATGTGTAgtaccctaaaatttgccctcctttttTGCTTTTCATCTAAACTATAACTTGAGATCCATTTATACTCATTAatgcctcattcatgtgcatcattcattcatgattaacacatgctaacaaacatcatagattcaaggttCGTAGATATTGAAAATCTGGGTTTTGGCCTGAAGATTGTGGTATGGCTCACCATATGGAGAAACCCTAGTTTCTGGATTCTTTGAGTCCGTGTTTCTTAAAGATTACACCATGGTATTCATCTGGGTATCCAAACCCTGATTCTTGATCTTGATTtctgttagggaccaattagtactactttttatatcattttattggtcccttttaccaagttttgatgtaattacacacttttattctcactattttgtataaatgcaattaggtttaatttattttgttttgaatagttatttcacatatttgttagttgtgtagaatttttggatgagaaagctttggattgcagcgtcataatatggaagattttggatgaagcttgcaaagcaaggaaactgaggcagcttcagttcgccccgcgaactgaatgaggcagcttcagttcgccccgcgaacaaagttcgccccgcgaaccctgcgaatccagcaagctgattttgggtcaaaagtgttgtttttcatgccagctggttttgccattttggtgtctgccttggaatagcttttctgctttggatgagaatgaccaattaaggaaatgtcaaccctttttgGTAGAAAAATtacattattctagggcattcATTCATTATTACTACACACATTGACATTGAGagatttttgtaagagagaaaaacagagtttttcttctttaagcttctgctttgtaacaatgatgatgaggagctaaactcccttttgtcaagattggaggtagtagctattcttatatgtttatgtattccatttgatttatatatatgataaagattgttgatgtattgaatactgtttttgccctaagttgaaaaccagatttcAGTAGTTatcgagagagattatttgagtcttgacataaaacagattttcaagtagtgaataagttgtagagatagatttattcattactcttctttggtattaagcattaaagattgctatattgatagttaggtggagagatcgtctaaggatcaatatagtgattatcacaatatcatttagacataaatgactttgagaggatacttgaacatcatcaataatcttgaatctatttatttatcataaggaatcataagcatttgaaatagtgaactccaatcttgccaagcttttacattagattaaaaccattttactgtttttagtgacatttactcacaagataactttccaaccaaaacaaccttgttactttctaaacttacaacatttggattatagaacggcggtaatatcaaccaatctctgtggatacgatataaaaatatttgccgaagatatacttttcaacaattTCATTGGGATCTTGTGTTTGACCTTCTGTCACTAACTTGACTTTTAAACCCTAATTATGGGCCCATGATTTGAGATGTTGTTTGTGGAGATTTGTGTTTGGAACCCTAATTTTGATCAGGGAGGTTCATGAATCATATGTCTTGCTTTAatgcattggaaaccctagttgAGGCTCATGACTCGATTACACCACTTGAGTTGGCTTCTCACCTGGCTCGAGATTCTTGTTTATACATAACTTTGAACTTCGACCTAGTAAACGCTAATGCATGGTGTTATGTGATTGATTAAAGTCATGTTTGCATTCATGTTTCATTGACCTCATGGCCTCATGATCCATTTCATTCGAGTCTTATTTCATTCCCGCTTCATCCATTACTTTCATGGTTTTATTAAAATGACAAGATTCATTCATGCTTTGATTTATAGTCCCATTGATACAAGTTCATTGTCCATTTGATCAAGTCATTCCATGACCCATTAAttccatttcattcattcattcaaagAAAGTCAAGCCATTATGCCT includes these proteins:
- the LOC127120168 gene encoding glyoxylase I 4; this encodes MEIEEVCETQALPLLSLNHVSLMCRSVWESMKFYEDVLGFVPIKRPSSFKFTGAWFYNYGIGIHLIQNPDVDEFDTYVNESRPINPKDNHISFQCTDVELVKKRLEEKGMRYVTALVEDEGIKVDQVFFHDPDGYMIELCNCENIPIIPISSCSASFKPRSHSFKRSPSKCGFIENVMMENLSLDMMNFAF